Proteins encoded by one window of Fretibacterium sp. OH1220_COT-178:
- the secG gene encoding preprotein translocase subunit SecG codes for MRTLLSLVHIVIAVLLMIVVLAQHRKQGGFSGVFGGGTQADTGQWQRFTGLTKVTVVLASVFMLTSLVLALLP; via the coding sequence GTGCGGACTTTGCTTTCTTTGGTGCATATTGTGATTGCCGTGCTGCTGATGATTGTGGTGCTGGCGCAGCATCGCAAACAGGGGGGCTTCTCGGGCGTCTTCGGGGGCGGAACTCAGGCGGATACGGGGCAGTGGCAGCGTTTCACGGGGCTGACGAAGGTTACGGTCGTCCTCGCCTCCGTGTTCATGCTGACCTCCCTCGTCCTTGCCCTGTTGCCCTGA